One stretch of Pandoraea oxalativorans DNA includes these proteins:
- a CDS encoding DUF7079 family protein: MTDSARRNCWITLSDLFVDNVVDVRRVAFQLVRHCQPMTDEDIRRAFFYEVAPVLGAQTLSPAPLVWTEFDSDGVIEDVTARIQRRALSPFFHMRCLIGDFACRLWFASIWKDVAKAVAEERSSSQTGAMNAP, encoded by the coding sequence ATGACCGACTCGGCACGCAGAAACTGCTGGATTACGCTTTCAGACCTTTTCGTTGACAACGTGGTGGATGTCCGAAGGGTAGCGTTTCAGTTGGTACGGCATTGCCAGCCAATGACCGATGAGGACATCCGACGAGCATTCTTTTACGAGGTGGCGCCCGTTCTTGGAGCTCAAACGCTCTCCCCTGCACCATTGGTATGGACCGAGTTTGATTCGGATGGGGTAATCGAAGATGTGACAGCGCGAATCCAGCGTCGTGCTTTGAGCCCGTTCTTCCATATGCGTTGCCTGATTGGCGATTTCGCTTGCCGACTGTGGTTTGCATCCATTTGGAAGGACGTGGCCAAGGCCGTTGCCGAGGAACGTAGCTCGAGCCAAACTGGAGCTATGAATGCGCCGTAA
- a CDS encoding IS256 family transposase, translating into MKKITKETNGSKAQTKSALDELIQQGARQIIEQAVEAELASMLEQYSNVRSIDGRRAVVRNGYLPEREVVTAIGPVPVRVPKVRDRSGSGIRFNSAVVPPYVRKSARVSAALPWLYLRGISTGDMSEAMGIMLGGQVSGLSPNVVSRLKAQWADEHAQWNQRELSLARWVYWWADGIHTGVRSDDSDGQCLLVIIGVKPDGTKERVAISDGYRESKASWAELLLDLKKRGLQSGPLLACGDGAMGFWAAMEEVFPQTEHQRCWFHKMGNVLNALPKSQQARAKKAMQDIWMAATRAEALVAFDHFVDTHSAKYPKVVEKLTQDRDELLAFYDFPAEHWQHLRTTNPIESTFATVRHRTKRTRNCVSRATFLGLAFKLIESAEDSWRRIRAPEKIATMLDGMTFKDGEPVTDSTPAQQPLAA; encoded by the coding sequence ATGAAGAAGATTACGAAAGAAACGAACGGCAGTAAAGCACAAACGAAGAGCGCGCTCGATGAACTGATCCAGCAAGGCGCGCGGCAGATCATCGAGCAGGCAGTCGAAGCGGAACTGGCGAGCATGCTTGAACAGTACAGCAACGTGAGGTCGATCGACGGTCGGCGTGCCGTGGTGCGCAACGGCTACCTACCAGAGCGCGAAGTCGTCACGGCCATCGGTCCGGTGCCGGTTCGGGTACCGAAGGTGCGTGATCGCTCGGGTTCGGGCATCCGCTTCAATTCGGCGGTCGTGCCGCCGTACGTTCGCAAATCCGCACGCGTGTCGGCCGCACTACCGTGGCTGTACCTGCGAGGCATCTCGACGGGCGACATGAGCGAAGCCATGGGCATCATGCTGGGCGGCCAGGTCAGCGGCCTGTCGCCAAATGTGGTGAGTCGTCTGAAGGCGCAATGGGCCGATGAGCATGCTCAGTGGAATCAGCGTGAGTTGTCGTTGGCGCGCTGGGTGTACTGGTGGGCTGACGGCATTCACACCGGCGTGCGCAGCGACGATTCCGACGGCCAGTGCCTGTTGGTGATCATTGGTGTCAAACCGGACGGAACGAAAGAGCGTGTGGCGATCAGTGACGGGTATCGGGAATCGAAGGCGTCGTGGGCCGAACTGCTGCTCGATCTGAAAAAGCGCGGTCTGCAGTCAGGGCCGCTGCTGGCTTGCGGAGATGGTGCGATGGGATTCTGGGCAGCGATGGAAGAAGTGTTCCCGCAGACCGAGCATCAGCGCTGCTGGTTCCACAAGATGGGCAACGTGCTCAACGCGCTGCCGAAATCGCAGCAGGCCCGCGCCAAAAAGGCGATGCAGGACATTTGGATGGCCGCCACGCGTGCCGAAGCGCTGGTTGCCTTCGATCACTTCGTTGATACCCACTCGGCAAAGTATCCGAAGGTGGTCGAAAAGCTGACGCAAGATCGCGACGAGCTGCTGGCATTTTACGATTTCCCGGCCGAACACTGGCAGCATCTGCGCACGACGAATCCGATTGAATCGACCTTCGCGACGGTGCGTCACCGCACCAAGCGCACGCGCAACTGCGTCTCGCGCGCGACGTTCCTCGGCCTGGCATTCAAGCTGATCGAGTCGGCCGAAGACTCGTGGCGGCGCATCCGCGCCCCCGAAAAGATCGCGACGATGCTTGACGGGATGACGTTCAAGGATGGAGAGCCGGTGACCGACAGCACACCGGCTCAGCAGCCCCTGGCCGCCTAA